Proteins from one Besnoitia besnoiti strain Bb-Ger1 chromosome Unknown contig00096, whole genome shotgun sequence genomic window:
- a CDS encoding uncharacterized protein (encoded by transcript BESB_086080), producing the protein MMERARDAMTVDGLESPDTADFHQSHLKELLGLVLELEDIVAASKIACVEMTKAFFKFVLVPLKLAAPVARMLLDKKPKLLLAFAAKALLMNASGGKAFGDDGMKKLMLLALVAPKALDVLRTNPAGDLLPLLKLLPLLGGAKLDKLLPIALLAMAAFDAPEVAALLKSVVSKKLVSGGYGVEATAVETSDEEMSVVDYLVDSWAVADGQFEDEMTVSRAATEAKEAKSAVAPMMERARDAMTVDGLESPDTADFHQSHLKELLGLVLELEDIVASKIACVEMTKAFFKFVLVPLKLAAPVARMLLDKKPKLLLAFAAKALLMNASGGKAFGDDGMKKLMLLALVAPKALDVLRTNPAGDLLPLLKLLPLLGGAKLDKLLPIALLAMAAFDAPEVAALLKSVVSKKLVSGGYGVEATAVETSDEEMSVVDYLVDSWAVADGQFEDEMTVSRAATEAKEAKSAVKSISRDVAAWTGADAESGDSAGAFVDAILAPAGLLVEVAPMMERARDAMTVDGLESPDTADFHQSHLKELLGLVLELEDIVASKIACVEMTKAFFKFVLVPLKLAAPVARMLLDKKPKLLLAFAAKALLMNASGGKAFGDDGMKKLMLLALVAPKALDVLRTNPAGDLLPLLKLLPLLGGAKLDKLLPIALLAMAAFDAPEVAALLKSVVSKKLVSGGYGVEATAVETSDEEMSVVDYLVDSWAVADGQFEDEMTVSRAATEAKEAKSAVKSISRDVAAWTGADAESGDSAGAFVDAILAPAGLLVEVAPMMERARDAMTVDGLESPDTADFHQSHLKELLGLVLELEDIVASKIACVEMTKAFFKFVLVPLKLAAPVARMLLDKKPKLLWRSQQRHCS; encoded by the exons atgatggagagagcgagagacgcaatgaCTGTGGACGGCCTGGAGTCACCGGACACCGCGGACTTCCACCAGTCCCATTTGAAGGAACTTCTAGGACTGgtgctggagctggaggatATTGTGGCGGCGTCGAAgatcgcatgcgtggagatgactaaggcgttcttcaagttcgttctggttccgctcaagctggcggctccagtggcgcggatgttgttggacaagaagccgaagttgttgttggcgttcgcagcaaaggcattgCTCATGAATGCTTCAGGGGGCAAAGCctttggcgacgacggaatgaagaagttgatgctgttggcgctcgtcgcaccgaaagctcttgatgtgttgaggacgaatccggcaggcgatttgctgcctctcctcaaacttcttccccttctaggGGGAGCCAAGTTGGACAAGCTGTTGCcgatcgcgctgctcgccatggctgccttcgatgctccggaggtggctgcgttgctcaagagtgtcgttagcaagaagctggtttccggcggctacggcgtggaggcgacggcagtggaAACGTCTGACGAGGAAATGTCGGTGGTGGACTATTTGGTTGACTcctgggcggtcgcggacggacagttcgaagacgaaatgacagtttcgagggcggcaacggaagcaaaggaagcCAAGTCGGCA gtcgcgcccatgatggagagagcgagagacgcaatgaCTGTGGACGGCCTGGAGTCACCGGACACCGCGGACTTCCACCAGTCCCATTTGAAGGAACTTCTAGGACTGgtgctggagctggaggatattgtggcgtcgaagatcgcatgcgtggagatgactaaggcgttcttcaagttcgttctggttccgctcaagctggcggctccagtggcgcggatgttgttggacaagaagccgaagttgttgttggcgttcgcagcaaaggcattgCTCATGAATGCTTCAGGGGGCAAAGCctttggcgacgacggaatgaagaagttgatgctgttggcgctcgtcgcaccgaaagctcttgatgtgttgaggacgaatccggcaggcgatttgctgcctctcctcaaacttcttccccttctaggGGGAGCCAAGTTGGACAAGCTGTTGCcgatcgcgctgctcgccatggctgccttcgatgctccggaggtggctgcgttgctcaagagtgtcgttagcaagaagctggtttccggcggctacggcgtggaggcgacggcagtggaAACGTCTGACGAGGAAATGTCGGTGGTGGACTATTTGGTTGACTcctgggcggtcgcggacggacagttcgaagacgaaatgacagtttcgagggcggcaacggaagcaaaggaagcCAAGTCGGCAGTAAAATCTATCTCGAGGGACGTTGCAGCGTGGAcaggtgcggacgccgagagtggggactctgcaggtgcatTTGTCGACGCGATATTGGCCccggccggcctcctcgtcgaggtcgcgcccatgatggagagagcgagagacgcaatgaCTGTGGACGGCCTGGAGTCACCGGACACCGCGGACTTCCACCAGTCCCATTTGAAGGAACTTCTAGGACTGgtgctggagctggaggatattgtggcgtcgaagatcgcatgcgtggagatgactaaggcgttcttcaagttcgttctggttccgctcaagctggcggctccagtggcgcggatgttgttggacaagaagccgaagttgttgttggcgttcgcagcaaaggcattgCTCATGAATGCTTCAGGGGGCAAAGCctttggcgacgacggaatgaagaagttgatgctgttggcgctcgtcgcaccgaaagctcttgatgtgttgaggacgaatccggcaggcgatttgctgcctctcctcaaacttcttccccttctaggGGGAGCCAAGTTGGACAAGCTGTTGCcgatcgcgctgctcgccatggctgccttcgatgctccggaggtggctgcgttgctcaagagtgtcgttagcaagaagctggtttccggcggctacggcgtggaggcgacggcagtggaAACGTCTGACGAGGAAATGTCGGTGGTGGACTATTTGGTTGACTcctgggcggtcgcggacggacagttcgaagacgaaatgacagtttcgagggcggcaacggaagcaaaggaagcCAAGTCGGCAGTAAAATCTATCTCGAGGGACGTTGCAGCGTGGAcaggtgcggacgccgagagtggggactctgcaggtgcatTTGTCGACGCGATATTGGCCccggccggcctcctcgtcgaggtcgcgcccatgatggagagagcgagagacgcaatgaCTGTGGACGGCCTGGAGTCACCGGACACCGCGGACTTCCACCAGTCCCATTTGAAGGAACTTCTAGGACTGgtgctggagctggaggatattgtggcgtcgaagatcgcatgcgtggagatgactaaggcgttcttcaagttcgttctggttccgctcaagctggcggctccagtggcgcggatgttgttggacaagaagccgaagttgttgtggcgttcgcagcaaaggcattgCTCATGA
- a CDS encoding uncharacterized protein (encoded by transcript BESB_086070), with product MKKLMLLALVAPKALDVLRTNPAGDLLPLLKLLPLLGGAKLDKLLPIALLAMAAFDAPEVAALLKSVVSKKLVSGGYGVRRRQWKRLTRKCRWWTIWLTPGRSRTDSSKTK from the coding sequence atgaagaagttgatgctgttggcgctcgtcgcaccgaaagctcttgatgtgttgaggacgaatccggcaggcgatttgctgcctctcctcaaacttcttccccttctaggGGGAGCCAAGTTGGACAAGCTGTTGCcgatcgcgctgctcgccatggctgccttcgatgctccggaggtggctgcgttgctcaagagtgtcgttagcaagaagctggtttccggcggctacggcgtgaggcgacggcagtggaAACGTCTGACGAGGAAATGTCGGTGGTGGACTATTTGGTTGACTcctgggcggtcgcggacggacagttcgaagacgaaatga